A genome region from Triticum aestivum cultivar Chinese Spring chromosome 2B, IWGSC CS RefSeq v2.1, whole genome shotgun sequence includes the following:
- the LOC123046063 gene encoding mRNA cap guanine-N7 methyltransferase 2 isoform X1, translating into MAAAPHHLLYEFAKAALIKIFAFPYATVCDMYCNGGADTEKWADAQAGRYIGIDASASAVSSDDRELWENKWKPFTTEFIELNPSADDFEAQLQEKGIQADIVCCMQNLQLCFESEEHAKKLLNNVSSLLKPGGYFFGIIPDSSTLWTKYQKNVEASHNKGLKVVPNSIRSDNYTITFEIEEEKFPFFGKKYQLKFANEAMFENHCLVHFPSLMRLAREAGLEYVEIQNLTEFYDDNRTQFAPMLGSCGANLVDPRGKLIARSYDILGLYSTFVFQKPDPDAIPPVVTPDPDEEQERLWRQQAAADDLRRPQAEVMPIDPDQKGILGPGPADMRLN; encoded by the exons ATGGCGGCGGCGCCACATCACCTGCTGTATGAATTCGCGAAGGCTGCACTCATCAAGATATTTGCATTTCCTTATGCCACG GTCTGCGACATGTACTGCAACGGCGGAGCTGATACAGAAAAGTGGGCTGATGCCCAAGCTGGTCGCTACATAGGAATTG ACGCTTCTGCGTCGGCTGTCAGTAGTGACGACCGTGAACTGTGGGAGAACAAATGGAAACCTTTCACCACTGAGTTCATCGAGTTGAATCCTTCCGCT GATGACTTTGAAGCTCAGTTGCAAGAAAAGGGCATCCAAGCAGATATAGTTTGCTGCATGCAGAATTTACAG TTATGCTTTGAAAGTGAGGAACACGCAAAGAAGCTTCTCAATAACGTGTCATCATTGCTCAAACCTGGAGGCTATTTCTTTGGCATAATTCCTGATTCATCTACATTATG GACTAAATATCAAAAGAATGTTGAGGCTTCACATAATAAGGGTCTGAAGGTTGTTCCAAATAGCATCCGCTCTGACAACTATACAATTACCTTCGAAATCGAGGAAGAAAA GTTTCCCTTCTTCGGAAAGAAGTACCAACTCAAATTTGCAAATGAAGCAATGTTTGAGAATCATTGCCTCGTTCACTTTCCCAGCCTTATGAG ATTAGCAAGGGAGGCTGGACTTGAATATGTGGAGATCCAGAACTTAACTGAGTTTTATGATGACAACAG AACTCAGTTTGCTCCAATGCTTGGTAGTTGTGGTGCCAATTTGGTTGACCCTCGTGGAAAGCTCATTGCTCGTTCCTATGATATTTTAG GCCTGTATTCGACTTTTGTGTTCCAGAAGCCTGATCCAGATGCAATACCACCTGTTGTAACACCTGACCCAGATGAAGAG CAGGAGAGGCTCTGGAGGCAGCAGGCGGCAGCGGATGATTTGAGACGGCCACAGGCAGAGGTGATGCCAATAGACCCTGATCAGAAAGGGATCCTGGGCCCAGGACCTGCAGATATGAGGCTTAATTAG
- the LOC123046063 gene encoding mRNA cap guanine-N7 methyltransferase 2 isoform X2 codes for MAAAPHHLLYEFAKAALIKIFAFPYATVCDMYCNGGADTEKWADAQAGRYIGIDASASAVSSDDRELWENKWKPFTTEFIELNPSADDFEAQLQEKGIQADIVCCMQNLQLCFESEEHAKKLLNNVSSLLKPGGYFFGIIPDSSTLWTKYQKNVEASHNKGLKVVPNSIRSDNYTITFEIEEEKFPFFGKKYQLKFANEAMFENHCLVHFPSLMRLAREAGLEYVEIQNLTEFYDDNRTQFAPMLGSCGANLVDPRGKLIARSYDILGLYSTFVFQKPDPDAIPPVVTPDPDEEERLWRQQAAADDLRRPQAEVMPIDPDQKGILGPGPADMRLN; via the exons ATGGCGGCGGCGCCACATCACCTGCTGTATGAATTCGCGAAGGCTGCACTCATCAAGATATTTGCATTTCCTTATGCCACG GTCTGCGACATGTACTGCAACGGCGGAGCTGATACAGAAAAGTGGGCTGATGCCCAAGCTGGTCGCTACATAGGAATTG ACGCTTCTGCGTCGGCTGTCAGTAGTGACGACCGTGAACTGTGGGAGAACAAATGGAAACCTTTCACCACTGAGTTCATCGAGTTGAATCCTTCCGCT GATGACTTTGAAGCTCAGTTGCAAGAAAAGGGCATCCAAGCAGATATAGTTTGCTGCATGCAGAATTTACAG TTATGCTTTGAAAGTGAGGAACACGCAAAGAAGCTTCTCAATAACGTGTCATCATTGCTCAAACCTGGAGGCTATTTCTTTGGCATAATTCCTGATTCATCTACATTATG GACTAAATATCAAAAGAATGTTGAGGCTTCACATAATAAGGGTCTGAAGGTTGTTCCAAATAGCATCCGCTCTGACAACTATACAATTACCTTCGAAATCGAGGAAGAAAA GTTTCCCTTCTTCGGAAAGAAGTACCAACTCAAATTTGCAAATGAAGCAATGTTTGAGAATCATTGCCTCGTTCACTTTCCCAGCCTTATGAG ATTAGCAAGGGAGGCTGGACTTGAATATGTGGAGATCCAGAACTTAACTGAGTTTTATGATGACAACAG AACTCAGTTTGCTCCAATGCTTGGTAGTTGTGGTGCCAATTTGGTTGACCCTCGTGGAAAGCTCATTGCTCGTTCCTATGATATTTTAG GCCTGTATTCGACTTTTGTGTTCCAGAAGCCTGATCCAGATGCAATACCACCTGTTGTAACACCTGACCCAGATGAAGAG GAGAGGCTCTGGAGGCAGCAGGCGGCAGCGGATGATTTGAGACGGCCACAGGCAGAGGTGATGCCAATAGACCCTGATCAGAAAGGGATCCTGGGCCCAGGACCTGCAGATATGAGGCTTAATTAG
- the LOC123041667 gene encoding E3 ubiquitin-protein ligase CHIP, producing the protein MQVAEGGLSHMSGFVVFRKILRSDGIPGVFRGFGTNAVGALLTVYWVNRGLCHFRHKEWARVEEDSRRALVLDDTSVKGHYLLGCALLLKGNCALTVKEFDKASDLLKSSNSRDKMAEDI; encoded by the exons ATGCAGGTTGCTGAAGGAGGACTTTCACATATGTCTGGCTTTGTCGTTTTTAGAAAGATATTAAGGAGTGATGGCATCCCTGGTGTTTTCAGAGGATTTGGCACCAATGCAGTTGGAGCTCTGCTCACCGTCTACTGGGTGAACCGGGGCCTCTGCCACTTCCGCCACAAGGAATGGGCCAGGGTCGAGGAGGACAGCAGGAGGGCACTCGTGCTTGACGACACCTCCGTCAAG GGACACTATTTGCTAGGATGCGCACTGCTCTTGAAGGGGAACTGCGCTCTCACCGTCAAGGAATTCGACAAG GCGTCTGATCTCTTGAAGTCCTCAAATTCAAGGGACAAAATGGCAGAGGACATTTGA